Genomic window (Kangiella profundi):
TTTTTATGATGTATGGGATTGTGTCTTTACAGTTTTTTATAACAACTCTGAGCGCTTCTTCAAAAGCTCTAAAAAAAGATAAGCCTCTTTTTGCATTCAGACAAGTTGTTCCCATTAGTTCATTTATAGCTACTGCATTATTTGAGTACATAGTTAAGCTCGTGGTTATTATAGTATTGGTTATTATCATGTGGTTTTTGGGAATTGAACTTGTTTTAAAAGATCCCTTAATGGTAATTATCAACTTTACATTATTGTGGCTATTAGCACTAAGTATTGGGATTATATTTGCGATCTCGACTTCATTTTTTCCCGAGGTCGATAAGTTCAGAGAAATGGCCCAAAGGCCAATGCTTTTTATATCAGCTGTATTTTTTAGTCTACAGGATGTACCACAAGAATATTGGGTATATTTAGACTGGAATCCACTATTACATGCTATAGAACTTTCAAGGCAAGCCGCATATCCGAGCTTCGGAGCTGTAGGCGTTAGTCAATCTTATTTGTACGAATGTACTATAGTGATATTTTTTCTTTCACTGATTATTTACAAACGTTATTGGAAACAAGCAATAAGCGTATGATTCAGCTTAATAACGTTACCAAATATTACCCGTCCTCTTTAGGAAATCAATATATTCTAAAGAATATATCATTCTCGTTTCCAGAAAATAGGAACTTAGCCATTTTAGGCGCAAATGGGGCTGGTAAGTCTACTCTTTTTAGAATGCTGGCGGGTAGCGAATATCCAAATAGCGGTACTATAACATCTTCTGGCTCTAT
Coding sequences:
- a CDS encoding ABC transporter permease; the encoded protein is MAQVQRRSRLSIWKDVIFALFIRDLQSRFNDKFGISWAIIQPVTFIFILAFIRGLMNGGETHTMPTFVFMMYGIVSLQFFITTLSASSKALKKDKPLFAFRQVVPISSFIATALFEYIVKLVVIIVLVIIMWFLGIELVLKDPLMVIINFTLLWLLALSIGIIFAISTSFFPEVDKFREMAQRPMLFISAVFFSLQDVPQEYWVYLDWNPLLHAIELSRQAAYPSFGAVGVSQSYLYECTIVIFFLSLIIYKRYWKQAISV